The following proteins are encoded in a genomic region of Labeo rohita strain BAU-BD-2019 chromosome 5, IGBB_LRoh.1.0, whole genome shotgun sequence:
- the uprt gene encoding uracil phosphoribosyltransferase homolog encodes METDLIEKMPCHNQQLNNSESPEHAAKHVRFAHSSSTAAETCPDDTKPCENQTASDVQRQIGPQLKLLPLNDQIRELQTIIRDKTTSRGDFVFCADRLIRLVVEEGLNQLPYSECTVTTPTGHKYEGVKFEKGNCGVSIMRSGEAMEQGLRDCCRSIRIGKILIQSDEETQKAKVYYAKFPPDISRRKVLLMYPILSTGNTVIEAVRVLNEHGLQAKHIILLSLFSTPHGARSIVQEFPDITILTTEVHAVAPTHFGQRYFGTD; translated from the exons ATGGAAACGGATCTTATCGAGAAGATGCCGTGCCATAACCAGCAGCTGAATAACAGTGAGAGCCCTGAGCACGCCGCTAAGCACGTCCGCTTCGCCCACAGCAGCAGTACTGCTGCCGAGACCTGTCCGGATGACACGAAACCGTGCGAAAACCAAACCGCGAGCGACGTCCAGCGACAAATAGGACCTCAGCTGAAACTCTTGCCATTAAATGACCAAATACGAGAACTTCAGACAATCATTCGGGACAA AACTACCAGTAGAGGTGATTTTGTGTTCTGTGCTGACAGATTG ATAAGATTAGTGGTGGAGGAGGGTCTCAATCAGCTTCCATACAGTGAATGCACTGTAACCACACCAACAG GACATAAATATGAGGGTGTGAAGTTTGAAAAGGGCAACTGTGGGGTTAGCATCATGAGAAGTG GCGAGGCCATGGAGCAAGGCCTAAGAGATTGCTGTAGGTCAATCCGTATTGGGAAGATTCTGATCCAGAGTGATGAGGAGACACAAAAGGCCAAAGTTTACTATGCAAAGTTCCCTCCTGACATCAGCCGAAGAAAGGTTCTGCTCATGTACCCTATACTTA GTACAGGCAACACTGTAATAGAAGCGGTGCGGGTGCTGAATGAACACGGCCTGCAGGCCAAACATATCATACTACTGAGTCTGTTCTCCACTCCACACG GTGCACGGTCCATTGTTCAGGAGTTTCCTGACATCACTATACTGACAACTGAAGTACACGCTGTCGCTCCGACACACTTCGGCCAGAGGTATTTCGGCACAGACTGA
- the prps1a gene encoding ribose-phosphate pyrophosphokinase 1a isoform X2 — MPNIKIFSGSSHPDLSQKIADRLGLELGKVVTKKFSNQETCVEIGESVRGEDVYIVQSGCGEINDNLMELLIMINACKIASASRVTAVIPCFPYARQDKKDKSRAPISAKLVANMLSVAGADHIITMDLHASQIQGFFDIPVDNLYAEPAVLKWIKENINEWKNCTIVSPDAGGAKRVTSIADRLNVDFALIHKERKKANEVDRMVLVGDVKDRVAILVDDMADTCGTICHAADKLVSAGATKVYAILTHGIFSGPAISRINNANFEAVVVTNTIPQEDKIKHCNKIQVIDISMILAEAIRRTHNGESVSYLFSHVPL; from the exons ATGCCAAACATCAAGATATTTTCTGGCAGTTCGCATCCGGATCTGTCGCAGAAGATCGCGGACCGACTGGGACTCGAACTGGGGAAAGTGGTCACCAAAAAATTCAGCAATCAGGAAACCTG tgtAGAGATCGGGGAGAGCGTACGTGGAGAAGATGTCTATATTGTCCAGAGTGGCTGTGGCGAAATAAACGACAATCTTATGGAGCTGCTGATCATGATCAATGCCTGTAAGATTGCGTCAGCGTCCAGAGTCACAGCGGTTATACCTTGTTTCCCCTACGCTCGGCAGGACAAGAAGGACAAG AGTCGGGCTCCAATCTCAGCCAAGCTGGTCGCCAACATGCTGTCTGTAGCCGGGGCAGACCACATCATCACTATGGACCTGCATGCATCTCAAATTCAG gGGTTCTTTGACATCCCAGTTGATAACTTGTATGCTGAGCCTGCAGTCCTCAAATGGATAAAAGAAAACATCAATGAATGGAAGAACTGCACAATTGTTTCTCCTGATGCTGGTGGAGCAAAGAg AGTGACATCCATCGCAGACCGGCTGAACGTGGACTTTGCCCTGATTCATAAGGAGCGGAAGAAGGCCAATGAGGTGGATCGTATGGTGCTGGTCGGGGACGTAAAGGACAGAGTGGCAATTTTAGTAGATGACATGGCAGACACATGTGGGACGATATGTCACGCGGCTGACAA ATTGGTGTCTGCCGGAGCCACTAAAGTGTATGCCATCTTGACTCATGGCATCTTCTCCGGGCCGGCCATTTCTCGGATCAACAATGCCAATTTTGAGGCAGTTGTGGTCACCAACACAATTCCACAGGAGGACAAAATCAAACACTGCAACAAGATTCAG GTGATCGACATTTCTATGATCCTGGCTGAAGCTATTAGACGAACTCATAACGGGGAGTCAGTTTCGTACTTGTTTAGTCATGTCCCCTTataa
- the nexmifa gene encoding neurite extension and migration factor: MDVLQESRFSGADRSPCPRDASENEPHDPLADVSHDLRRCDDIAPAALSLPSLCGQSQTSEGPLSPAELHDGSVSNTTSLSSLSSFSSLSSLSSLSSVPCSKPVTPWSVPQTCDRSSLSNMDSRGGDCLSCLIPKNPTEPESCESVLGFASINLQCLGPAPGAGRYGDQVLSDQLLSGPAHPAVTNEGAEEGRSMQESESDEDPASRSIYEGLGEEAQDWSCLETLISESRMELLDLCSRSELAVNLFCEEDVENYMFQEEETALSTDVCSLKIRYESYQDGVQERSESALQDESQLGFFPSLPCSRKEGPKEKPDQSVEIKADDHVTPNISPDSNFLFDLSNSPEDSGEFSDDSSCTGSPDHGLSLRHGRLSRENSSSSSQLSYRLRAKRKVAYREDYLYDVDSIESEKNAEKRDKQPAGFKKERDDDWCPKKRRRASRKDPPVIIKYIIINRFKGQRHMRVRLGRVDPSPAVVCLSPNALLHYERLAPLKAYWQEREREQQEQNRLAAAETTKRLNGCKRPSTTPKRKHRMARLRIQQIHTVQSSLPSQTIVVPVHNQPEGTESLKSTEEPKEDITSFTHTARAKSRTQEREERRKAGKTGKIKKFKSEARLRLKKLKEAETQEVPEASEIEQCNPCLPENLSNSLEGSVTNETSSNDPEKCTLTPAAPGTDGNAELLPGGYLQTLLEASESSSTANINYFHPGLQNPTLQPVQSCVLSPPSESELPHSPPPINHGPHHTHYSEPNLTEPNQPISWPSQPSAEQLPFSPDIPTQSPMMPSGFPTPLPVLAGDSTNVTGFGQVSLSGCRVSYEDSQPDADYGLSPAGSRSDSGVGRLVSFNSLGSLSATSSNYSSLSLREGEREREEEIGEINDGFLPHCSPRLVLQQSLEEVAPLRESTDLLDISNFTPDKFRHSSLSEMSPPDTPNSSPQLLGNCGKVGEFSEAAEGNVQWNCGVVPPINQDGNPHLLQIHSFNTEEEEVGLRDHKGSTKKGGKNGQGTKKTKTAKTAKGEKVKLPRQGSRSVRKIKALLEGKAAKSGGGSGSGTSSPTPSLGLIGAQGEWPITGGLSNDDQREFQEPSNILSNIVSGMAEVQRFMRASVEPLWGPCLSPGQHALQSQTLKILGNAADLKKRGGASGGGRGKKGAGRGGKALPKLLPPGFFPTLGLDCLPLPHRPAHKKMYRHKSSAKFAREELLAGKRDIKGVALTALVEKRSYNTVCVKSVSQNHGLDRAQRPALSLSKWLPSVQGSKVMCSILC, encoded by the exons ATGGATGTTCTACAGGAGTCCCGATTCTCAGGGGCAGATCGCAGCCCCTGCCCAAGAGATGCTAGTGAAAATG aaccACATGACCCGTTGGCAgatgtgtcacatgatctaaGGCGCTGTGATGACATCGCTCCTGCAGCGCTGTCCCTGCCCTCCCTCTGTGGCCAGAGTCAGACCTCTGAAGGTCCTCTTAGCCCAGCCGAACTGCATGATGGGTCTGTCTCCAACACCACCTCCCTGTCCTCTCTCTCGTCATTCTCCTCTCTTTCCTCGCTTTCATCTCTCTCTTCTGTGccctgttccaaacctgtgacgCCCTGGTCTGTGCCGCAGACCTGTGACAGGTCATCCCTCTCTAACATGGACTCCAGGGGCGGAGACTGCCTCAGCTGTCTGATCCCCAAAAATCCGACAGAACCGGAATCCTGTGAGTCCGTACTTGGCTTTGCCAGCATCAATTTGCAATGCCTTGGCCCCGCCCCCGGCGCAGGTCGCTATGGTGACCAGGTTCTATCTGACCAACTGCTCAGCGGCCCCGCCCATCCAGCTGTAACCAATGAGGGTGCTGAAGAAGGGAGGTCGATGCAGGAGAGCGAATCAGATGAGGATCCTGCATCCAGGAGCATATACGAAGGTCTTGGAGAGGAGGCGCAGGACTGGAGCTGTCTGGAGACTCTCATCAGTGAGAGTCGTATGGAGCTGTTGGACTTATGCTCCCGCAGTGAACTTGCAGTCAATCTGTTCTGTGAGGAAGATGTAGAGAACTACATGTTTCAGGAGGAGGAGACTGCGCTCAGTACTGATGTCTGCTCGCTAAAGATACGCTATGAGTCCTACCAGGATGGAGTGCAGGAGAGGAGCGAGTCTGCCCTACAGGATGAATCTCAGCTGGGTTTCTTTCCTAGCTTACCTTGCAGTAGAAAGGAGGGGCCAAAAGAAAAACCAGACCAATCAGTTGAGATTAAAGCTGATGACCATGTCACCCCCAATATTAGCCCAGACAGTAACTTTCTTTTTGACCTCAGTAACTCTCCGGAAGACTCCGGAGAATTTAGTGATGACAGCTCTTGCACAGGCTCCCCAGACCATGGGCTCTCCCTCCGCCATGGCCGCTTGTCCAGAGAAAACTCGAGCTCCTCCAGCCAGCTAAGTTACCGCCTCCGAGCCAAGAGGAAGGTGGCCTACCGGGAAGACTACTTGTATGATGTGGACTCTATAGAAAgtgagaaaaatgcagaaaaacgaGACAAACAGCCTGCTGGGTTCAAGAAAGAGCGTGATGATGACTGGTGCCCGAAAAAGAGACGGCGGGCCAGTCGGAAGGACCCACCTgtcattataaaatacataatcatTAATCGTTTTAAAGGCCAGAGGCACATGAGAGTACGGCTGGGACGAGTCGACCCATCACCTGCTGTGGTCTGTCTGAGTCCAAATGCTCTGCTTCACTATGAGAGACTTGCGCCACTAAAAGCATACTGGCAGGAAAGAGAAAGGGAGCAGCAGGAGCAGAATAGATTAGCAGCTGCAGAAACAACCAAACGTCTCAATGGCTGCAAAAGACCAAGCACTACACCCAAACGTAAGCACAGGATGGCCAGACTCAGGATCCAGCAGATCCATACGGTACAGAGTTCCCTCCCCAGCCAAACTATAGTGGTCCCTGTCCACAATCAACCAGAGGGGACTGAATCCCTGAAAAGCACAGAGGAACCAAAAGAGGACATTACCTCCTTTACACACACTGCCAGGGCTAAAAGCAGAACGCAGGAGAGAGAGGAAAGAAGAAAGGCAGGTAAAACAGGGAAAATAAAGAAGTTCAAAAGTGAAGCAAGACTTCGGTTGAAAAAGCTAAAAGAGGCCGAGACACAGGAAGTCCCAGAAGCCTCTGAGATTGAGCAGTGCAACCCATGTTTACCAGAAAACCTTAGTAACTCTTTGGAAGGTAGTGTCACAAATGAAACCTCCAGTAATGACCCTGAAAAATGCACTTTGACCCCAGCTGCTCCAGGGACTGACGGAAACGCTGAACTCCTCCCCGGGGGATACCTGCAGACTCTTCTCGAAGCCTCTGAGTCATCAAGCACTGCTAACATCAACTATTTCCATCCAGGGCTACAGAATCCCACACTTCAGCCAGTACAGAGCTGTGTTCTTTCTCCTCCCTCTGAATCAGAGCTGCCCCACTCTCCTCCACCTATAAACCATGGGCCCCATCACACGCATTATTCTGAGCCAAACCTTACTGAACCAAACCAGCCCATTTCTTGGCCATCCCAACCATCTGCTGAGCAGCTGCCCTTCTCCCCAGACATCCCGACCCAGTCGCCCATGATGCCATCGGGCTTTCCCACACCATTGCCTGTGTTAGCAGGGGATAGCACAAATGTCACAGGCTTTGGGCAAGTGTCTCTATCAGGGTGCAGGGTGTCATATGAAGACTCCCAACCTGATGCTGATTATGGCTTGAGTCCGGCTGGGTCTCGGAGTGACAGTGGTGTAGGGCGACTGGTAAGCTTCAACTCCCTGGGGTCACTTTCTGCCACCTCTAGCAACTATAGCTCGCTCAGCctgagagagggagaaagggaGAGGGAAGAGGAGATAGGTGAGATCAACGATGGCTTCTTGCCGCATTGCAGCCCAAGGCTCGTCCTGCAACAAAGTCTAGAAGAGGTTGCTCCACTTCGAGAGTCCACTGACCTCTTAGACATCTCCAACTTTACCCCTGACAAGTTCCGTCATTCATCACTATCCGAAATGTCCCCACCAGACACACCTAACTCTTCCCCTCAGCTGCTGGGGAATTGTGGTAAAGTTGGAGAATTCTCAGAAGCAGCAGAAGGAAATGTGCAATGGAACTGTGGAGTTGTCCCGCCGATTAATCAAGACGGAAACCCACACCTCCTTCAGATACACTCTTTCAACACAGAGGAGGAAGAAGTAGGGCTAAGGGATCACAAAGGTTCAACGAAGAAGGGCGGGAAAAATGGACAAGGCACTAAAAAGACCAAAACTGCTAAAACGGCAAAAGGAGAGAAAGTAAAGCTCCCACGTCAGGGTTCTCGTTCTGTGCGGAAGATCAAAGCCTTGCTAGAGGGAAAAGCAGCCAAAAGTGGCGGAGGGTCAGGAAGTGGCACTTCATCCCCTACCCCGTCGCTTGGCTTAATTGGCGCTCAGGGGGAGTGGCCTATTACTGGGGGACTGTCAAACGATGACCAACGAGAATTCCAGGAACCATCTAACATCCTGTCCAATATAGTGTCTGGCATGGCTGAGGTGCAGCGTTTCATGAGGGCCTCTGTGGAACCTCTTTGGGGGCCTTGTCTTTCACCGGGTCAGCATGCCCTTCAGAGCCAGACACTGAAGATTCTGGGTAATGCTGCTGACCTTAAAAAGCGGGGTGGTGCCTCCGGCGGAGGTCGAGGGAAGAAAGGGGCTGGGCGAGGTGGTAAAGCACTGCCTAAACTTCTCCCACCAGGCTTCTTTCCCACCCTCGGATTGGACTGTCTCCCACTTCCACACCGTCCAGCCCACAAAAAAATGTATCGCCACAAAAGCAGCGCTAAGTTTGCCCGCGAGGAACTCTTAGCGGGTAAAAGGGACATAAAAGGAGTAGCATTGACCGCTTTGGTCGAGAAACGGAG CTATAACACTGTATGTGTTAAATCGGTGTCACAGAACCATGGTTTAGACCGAGCCCAGCGCCCTGCTCTGTCTCTCAGCAAATGGTTGCCTTCTGTTcaggggtcaaaggtcatgtGTAGTATTCTGTGCTAA
- the prps1a gene encoding ribose-phosphate pyrophosphokinase 1a isoform X1 — protein MPNIKIFSGSSHPDLSQKIADRLGLELGKVVTKKFSNQETCVEIGESVRGEDVYIVQSGCGEINDNLMELLIMINACKIASASRVTAVIPCFPYARQDKKDKVGSRAPISAKLVANMLSVAGADHIITMDLHASQIQGFFDIPVDNLYAEPAVLKWIKENINEWKNCTIVSPDAGGAKRVTSIADRLNVDFALIHKERKKANEVDRMVLVGDVKDRVAILVDDMADTCGTICHAADKLVSAGATKVYAILTHGIFSGPAISRINNANFEAVVVTNTIPQEDKIKHCNKIQVIDISMILAEAIRRTHNGESVSYLFSHVPL, from the exons ATGCCAAACATCAAGATATTTTCTGGCAGTTCGCATCCGGATCTGTCGCAGAAGATCGCGGACCGACTGGGACTCGAACTGGGGAAAGTGGTCACCAAAAAATTCAGCAATCAGGAAACCTG tgtAGAGATCGGGGAGAGCGTACGTGGAGAAGATGTCTATATTGTCCAGAGTGGCTGTGGCGAAATAAACGACAATCTTATGGAGCTGCTGATCATGATCAATGCCTGTAAGATTGCGTCAGCGTCCAGAGTCACAGCGGTTATACCTTGTTTCCCCTACGCTCGGCAGGACAAGAAGGACAAGGTGGGG AGTCGGGCTCCAATCTCAGCCAAGCTGGTCGCCAACATGCTGTCTGTAGCCGGGGCAGACCACATCATCACTATGGACCTGCATGCATCTCAAATTCAG gGGTTCTTTGACATCCCAGTTGATAACTTGTATGCTGAGCCTGCAGTCCTCAAATGGATAAAAGAAAACATCAATGAATGGAAGAACTGCACAATTGTTTCTCCTGATGCTGGTGGAGCAAAGAg AGTGACATCCATCGCAGACCGGCTGAACGTGGACTTTGCCCTGATTCATAAGGAGCGGAAGAAGGCCAATGAGGTGGATCGTATGGTGCTGGTCGGGGACGTAAAGGACAGAGTGGCAATTTTAGTAGATGACATGGCAGACACATGTGGGACGATATGTCACGCGGCTGACAA ATTGGTGTCTGCCGGAGCCACTAAAGTGTATGCCATCTTGACTCATGGCATCTTCTCCGGGCCGGCCATTTCTCGGATCAACAATGCCAATTTTGAGGCAGTTGTGGTCACCAACACAATTCCACAGGAGGACAAAATCAAACACTGCAACAAGATTCAG GTGATCGACATTTCTATGATCCTGGCTGAAGCTATTAGACGAACTCATAACGGGGAGTCAGTTTCGTACTTGTTTAGTCATGTCCCCTTataa